A single region of the Streptomyces sp. AM 4-1-1 genome encodes:
- the opcA gene encoding glucose-6-phosphate dehydrogenase assembly protein OpcA produces the protein MKIDLTETTSSKINQALVAARRAAGAPAIGMVLTLVIVTDEENAYDALKAASDSSREHPSRIIAVIKRVSRSPRSRRDARLDAEVQVGSDSGSGETVVLRLHGELANHAQSVVLPLLLPDAPVVVWWPEDAPGEPAKDPLGALAQRRITDAYSAAEPIAELARRAKTYSPGDTDLSWTRITPWRSMLAAALDQHAVEVVSAAVEGESENPSCELLGMWLADRLDVPVTRTFSDGPGLTAVRLETKDGVIVLDRADGSLATLAMQGQPDRAVALKRRETAELLAEELRRLDPDNTYASAVKFGVERLGGPTERVSARSADSGRSTDSGESADSAKSEKSGKSEKDAPAAPAAKRAPAKKAAAK, from the coding sequence ATGAAGATCGATCTCACGGAAACCACGTCCAGCAAGATCAACCAGGCACTGGTGGCGGCCCGCCGCGCGGCGGGAGCACCGGCCATCGGCATGGTGCTGACGCTCGTCATCGTCACCGACGAGGAGAACGCCTACGACGCCCTCAAGGCGGCGTCCGACTCCTCCCGCGAGCACCCGTCGCGGATCATCGCGGTGATCAAGCGGGTCAGCCGTTCACCGCGCAGCCGGCGCGACGCGCGGCTCGACGCGGAGGTCCAGGTCGGTTCCGACTCGGGCAGCGGCGAGACCGTGGTCCTGCGTCTGCACGGCGAACTCGCCAACCACGCCCAGTCGGTGGTCCTGCCACTGCTGCTGCCGGACGCCCCGGTCGTGGTGTGGTGGCCGGAGGACGCGCCCGGGGAGCCGGCGAAGGACCCGTTGGGCGCACTCGCCCAGCGCCGGATCACGGACGCCTACTCGGCGGCGGAGCCGATCGCCGAGCTGGCGAGGCGCGCCAAGACGTACAGCCCCGGCGACACCGACCTCTCCTGGACCCGCATCACGCCGTGGCGTTCCATGCTGGCGGCGGCGCTCGACCAGCACGCGGTCGAGGTCGTCTCGGCGGCGGTCGAGGGCGAGAGCGAGAACCCGAGCTGTGAACTGCTCGGCATGTGGCTCGCGGACCGGCTCGACGTACCGGTGACGCGTACGTTCTCCGACGGTCCCGGTCTGACGGCCGTACGGCTGGAGACGAAGGACGGGGTCATCGTCCTGGACCGTGCCGACGGTTCGCTGGCCACCCTGGCCATGCAGGGGCAGCCGGACCGCGCGGTGGCGCTCAAGCGGCGGGAGACCGCCGAGCTGCTGGCCGAGGAGCTGCGGCGCCTCGACCCGGACAACACCTACGCGTCCGCGGTGAAGTTCGGCGTGGAGCGGCTGGGCGGACCCACGGAGCGGGTCTCCGCCAGGTCCGCCGACTCGGGCAGGTCGACGGACTCCGGCGAGTCCGCCGACTCCGCGAAGTCCGAGAAGTCCGGGAAGTCCGAGAAGGACGCACCCGCCGCTCCGGCGGCGAAGAGGGCTCCGGCCAAGAAGGCGGCGGCGAAGTGA
- the pgl gene encoding 6-phosphogluconolactonase → MNTPQLVVHRDKELMARAAAARLVTRIVDAQSARGHASVVLTGGRNGNGLLAALAEAPARDAVDWTRLDLWWGDERFLPAGDPERNVTQAREALLDSVPLDPARVHAMPASDGPAGDDPDTAAAAYAAELAAAAGPAGHGTVPEFDVLMLGVGPDTHVASLFPELPAVRETGRTVVGVHGAPKPPPTRITLTLPAIRAAREVWLLAAGEDKAEAAAIALSGAGEIQAPAAGAYGRDRTLWLLDAAAASQLPPALYPHAIP, encoded by the coding sequence GTGAACACCCCGCAGCTGGTCGTGCACCGCGACAAGGAGCTGATGGCGCGAGCCGCGGCGGCCCGGCTGGTCACGCGGATCGTGGACGCCCAGTCCGCGCGTGGCCACGCCTCGGTGGTGCTGACCGGCGGGCGCAACGGCAACGGCCTGCTGGCCGCACTCGCCGAGGCGCCCGCGCGGGACGCGGTCGACTGGACGCGGCTCGACCTGTGGTGGGGCGACGAGCGGTTCCTGCCGGCCGGCGATCCGGAGCGCAATGTCACGCAGGCCCGTGAGGCCCTGCTCGACTCGGTGCCGCTGGACCCCGCACGGGTGCACGCGATGCCCGCGTCGGACGGTCCGGCGGGCGACGACCCGGACACCGCGGCCGCCGCGTACGCCGCCGAGCTGGCCGCCGCGGCCGGTCCGGCGGGGCACGGCACGGTCCCGGAGTTCGACGTGCTGATGCTGGGCGTCGGCCCGGACACCCATGTCGCCTCGCTCTTCCCCGAGTTGCCCGCGGTACGGGAGACCGGGCGCACCGTCGTCGGTGTGCACGGCGCGCCCAAGCCGCCGCCGACCCGGATCACCCTGACGCTGCCCGCGATCCGGGCCGCGCGCGAGGTGTGGCTGCTGGCGGCGGGCGAGGACAAGGCGGAGGCGGCGGCCATCGCGCTGTCGGGCGCCGGGGAGATCCAGGCCCCGGCGGCCGGCGCGTACGGCCGTGACCGCACCTTGTGGCTGCTCGACGCGGCGGCGGCCTCCCAGCTGCCTCCCGCGCTGTATCCGCACGCCATTCCCTGA
- a CDS encoding PH domain-containing protein translates to MSGADRMSPEERPVDQERPGTEGRADAVVHGRDGRTPPGTGPAEPAGPAEPAVAAEPAEDDWRSLDRHTVLVSALVTAGVAAGAAVPLTLGLAGHLGSGPAVARVVLGAVVLIAVGAGGDLVRWRRTRYRIGAGRVELHSGLLLVKKRALARERVRSVDLTAHPLLRVLGLVTVRIGTGEHVGGDSALKLDPVSRAEGERLRHVLLSRTATGRHSGHREGELAVLDLRWIGYAPVSFVAPTLGGAALGAVLQVSDWLGAQGKVIDWAGERFRETPLFWAVVAVVAATAAAGVIGALGLWVEMWWNYRLEREPGGTLRIRRGLLTSRSVSIEERRLRGVDLVEPFGVRLLGAARVDAITTGLAQDDEEERGDHDTLLPAAPRALADTVAAEVLRAAVSPTAAPLTPHPPAAHRRRLRRWLAAALLPTLALTVLGATLTPALYWAAGGCAVVLGPVAALFARDAYRALGHTLSGDHLVTRSGTLRRSTAALERAGVIGWTVRQSYFQRRAGLLDVTATTAAGAGAYTVYDTGVAEGLRFASDAVPGLLEPFLEPATNQR, encoded by the coding sequence ATGAGCGGCGCCGACCGCATGAGTCCCGAGGAGCGACCGGTCGACCAGGAGCGGCCCGGCACCGAGGGCCGGGCCGACGCCGTTGTCCATGGCCGGGACGGCCGGACACCGCCGGGAACGGGACCGGCGGAACCGGCGGGACCGGCGGAACCGGCGGTAGCGGCGGAACCAGCGGAAGACGACTGGCGGTCCCTCGACCGGCACACGGTCCTTGTCTCCGCGCTCGTCACCGCCGGGGTGGCGGCGGGCGCCGCCGTCCCCCTCACGCTCGGACTCGCCGGACACCTCGGGTCCGGCCCCGCCGTCGCCCGGGTGGTGCTCGGCGCCGTTGTGCTGATCGCCGTCGGCGCGGGCGGTGATCTGGTGCGGTGGCGCCGCACCCGGTACCGGATCGGCGCCGGACGCGTCGAGCTCCACAGCGGACTGCTGCTGGTCAAGAAGCGTGCGCTGGCCCGCGAACGCGTCCGCAGCGTCGACCTCACCGCCCACCCGCTGCTGCGCGTCCTCGGCCTGGTCACGGTCCGCATCGGCACCGGGGAACATGTCGGCGGCGATTCCGCCCTGAAGCTCGACCCGGTCTCCAGGGCCGAGGGCGAACGGCTCCGGCACGTCCTGCTGAGCCGTACCGCGACCGGCCGGCACAGCGGCCACCGCGAGGGCGAACTGGCCGTGCTCGACCTCCGCTGGATCGGCTACGCACCGGTCTCCTTCGTCGCCCCCACGCTCGGCGGCGCGGCGCTCGGCGCGGTCCTCCAGGTCAGCGACTGGCTCGGCGCGCAGGGGAAGGTGATCGACTGGGCCGGTGAAAGGTTCCGCGAGACCCCGCTGTTCTGGGCCGTCGTCGCGGTCGTCGCCGCCACCGCGGCCGCCGGGGTCATCGGGGCGCTGGGCCTCTGGGTCGAGATGTGGTGGAACTACCGGCTGGAGCGGGAACCCGGCGGCACCCTGCGCATCCGCCGCGGACTCCTCACCTCCCGGTCCGTCTCGATCGAGGAGCGCCGGCTGCGGGGTGTGGACCTGGTCGAACCGTTCGGCGTACGGCTCCTGGGCGCCGCCAGGGTCGACGCCATCACCACCGGGCTGGCCCAGGACGACGAGGAGGAACGCGGCGACCACGACACACTGCTGCCCGCCGCGCCCAGAGCCCTCGCCGACACGGTCGCGGCCGAGGTGCTGAGGGCGGCCGTGAGCCCGACAGCGGCGCCGCTCACGCCGCACCCCCCGGCGGCCCACCGCCGACGGCTGCGCAGATGGCTCGCGGCCGCGCTCCTCCCCACGCTGGCCCTCACCGTGCTCGGTGCCACGCTGACACCGGCCCTGTACTGGGCGGCGGGCGGCTGCGCGGTCGTTCTCGGTCCTGTCGCCGCCCTGTTCGCCCGGGACGCGTACCGCGCGCTGGGACACACCCTGAGCGGTGACCACCTGGTGACGCGGTCGGGTACGTTGCGCCGCTCGACCGCCGCCCTGGAGCGGGCCGGGGTGATCGGCTGGACGGTGAGGCAGTCGTACTTCCAGCGGCGGGCCGGACTGCTCGACGTCACCGCCACCACGGCGGCGGGAGCGGGCGCGTACACGGTGTACGACACGGGGGTGGCCGAGGGGCTGCGCTTCGCGTCCGACGCCGTCCCCGGCCTGCTGGAACCCTTCCTGGAGCCGGCCACGAACCAGCGGTGA
- a CDS encoding PH domain-containing protein, which translates to MNTGEGAAIRLRPPRNRPDPRAVHWWRAQWLLPTAAPVVVLAVLGALLAPARLWLLPPAAVLAVLGAACAALFPRWWFRVHRWEITDEAVYVRTGILRQVWRIAPMSRIQTVDTVRGPLEQLFRLATVTVTTASAKGAVRISGLDHERAAELAEQLTRVTGATPGDAT; encoded by the coding sequence ATGAACACCGGGGAGGGGGCCGCGATACGGCTCAGGCCGCCGCGCAACAGGCCGGACCCGCGGGCCGTCCACTGGTGGCGGGCGCAGTGGCTGCTGCCGACCGCCGCACCGGTGGTGGTGCTCGCCGTGCTGGGCGCGCTCCTGGCGCCCGCCCGGCTCTGGCTGCTGCCGCCGGCCGCGGTGCTCGCGGTGCTCGGCGCCGCGTGCGCCGCCCTCTTCCCCCGCTGGTGGTTCCGCGTCCACCGCTGGGAAATCACCGATGAAGCGGTGTACGTCAGGACCGGCATCCTCCGCCAGGTCTGGCGCATCGCGCCGATGTCCCGCATCCAGACCGTGGACACCGTGCGCGGACCGCTGGAACAGCTGTTCCGGCTGGCCACGGTCACCGTCACCACCGCGTCCGCCAAGGGCGCGGTGCGGATCTCCGGCCTCGACCACGAACGGGCCGCGGAACTCGCCGAACAGCTCACCAGGGTCACCGGGGCCACCCCCGGCGACGCCACATGA
- the pgi gene encoding glucose-6-phosphate isomerase translates to MNAQSRTKLNQTPEWHALGKHREELGRTHLRQLFADHPERGAGYTLRVGDLYIDYSKHLVTDETLRLLRELAEATGVAELRDAMFRGEKINTTEDRAVLHTALRAPRDAVIEVDGENVVPAVHAVLDKMAAFSDRVRSGGWTGHTGRPVRNIVNIGIGGSDLGPAMAYEALRSFTDRSLTVRFVSNVDGADLHEAVRDLDPAETLFVIASKTFTTIETITNATSARDWLLTELKAGQEAVAKHFVALSTNAEKVADFGIDTANMFEFWDWVGGRYSYDSAIGLSLMIAVGPDAFREMLDGFHLVDEHFRTAPAAANAPLLMGLLGVWYGAFFDAQSHAVLPYSHYLSKFTAYLQQLDMESNGKSVDRDGDPVDWQTGPVVWGTPGTNGQHAYYQLIHQGTKVIPADFIGFAAPVADLLPGLIAQHDLLMANFFAQTQALAFGKTPDEVRAEGVAEELVPHRTFHGNHPTTTILADRLTPSVLGQLIALYEHKVFVQGAVWNIDSFDQWGVELGKVLAKKIEPVLTEGVGDEPLDSSTATLVSTYRTLRGR, encoded by the coding sequence ATGAACGCACAAAGCCGAACAAAGCTCAACCAGACGCCCGAGTGGCACGCCCTCGGAAAGCACCGTGAGGAACTGGGCCGGACCCATCTGCGGCAGCTGTTCGCGGACCATCCGGAGCGGGGTGCCGGATACACCCTGCGGGTCGGCGACCTGTACATCGACTACTCCAAGCACCTGGTCACCGACGAGACGCTGCGGCTGCTGCGCGAACTCGCCGAAGCCACCGGAGTGGCCGAGCTGCGGGACGCGATGTTCCGCGGCGAGAAGATCAACACCACCGAGGACCGGGCCGTCCTGCACACCGCGCTGCGGGCCCCGCGCGACGCGGTGATCGAGGTCGACGGCGAGAACGTCGTACCGGCCGTGCACGCCGTCCTCGACAAGATGGCGGCGTTCTCCGACCGCGTCAGGTCGGGCGGATGGACCGGGCACACCGGCCGGCCGGTCAGGAACATCGTCAACATCGGTATCGGCGGCTCCGACCTCGGACCCGCCATGGCGTACGAGGCGCTGCGGTCCTTCACGGACCGCTCGCTCACCGTCCGCTTCGTGTCGAACGTCGACGGCGCCGACCTCCACGAGGCGGTGCGCGACCTCGACCCGGCCGAGACGCTGTTCGTCATCGCCTCCAAGACGTTCACCACGATCGAGACCATCACCAACGCCACCTCCGCCCGGGACTGGCTGCTGACCGAACTGAAGGCCGGTCAGGAGGCCGTCGCCAAGCACTTCGTGGCGCTGTCGACGAACGCCGAGAAGGTCGCGGACTTCGGTATCGACACCGCCAACATGTTCGAGTTCTGGGACTGGGTCGGCGGCCGTTACTCGTACGACTCCGCCATCGGTCTGTCGCTGATGATCGCTGTCGGTCCGGACGCGTTCCGCGAGATGCTGGACGGCTTCCATCTCGTCGACGAACACTTCCGCACCGCCCCGGCCGCCGCCAACGCGCCTCTTCTGATGGGGCTGTTGGGTGTCTGGTACGGCGCTTTCTTCGACGCGCAGTCGCATGCCGTGCTGCCGTACAGCCACTATCTGTCCAAGTTCACCGCGTACTTGCAGCAGCTGGACATGGAGTCCAACGGCAAGTCCGTGGACCGGGACGGTGATCCGGTCGACTGGCAGACGGGCCCGGTGGTCTGGGGTACGCCCGGCACCAACGGCCAGCACGCCTACTACCAACTGATCCACCAGGGCACCAAGGTGATCCCGGCGGACTTCATCGGCTTCGCCGCGCCGGTCGCCGATCTGCTGCCCGGTCTGATCGCCCAGCACGATCTGCTGATGGCCAACTTCTTCGCCCAGACGCAGGCGTTGGCCTTCGGCAAGACGCCGGACGAGGTCCGCGCTGAGGGGGTCGCCGAGGAACTGGTGCCGCACCGCACGTTCCACGGCAACCACCCGACGACCACGATCCTCGCGGACCGGCTGACGCCGTCCGTGCTGGGCCAGTTGATCGCCCTGTACGAGCACAAGGTGTTCGTCCAGGGCGCGGTCTGGAACATCGACTCCTTCGACCAGTGGGGCGTCGAACTCGGCAAGGTCCTCGCCAAGAAGATCGAACCGGTGCTGACGGAGGGCGTCGGGGACGAGCCGCTGGACAGCTCCACCGCCACGCTGGTCAGCACCTACCGCACGCTGCGCGGGCGCTGA
- a CDS encoding RNA polymerase-binding protein RbpA, translating to MASGNAIRGSRVGAGPMGEAERGESAPRLRISFWCSNGHETQPSFAHDAQVPDTWDCPRCGFPAGQDQDNPPDPPRTEPYKTHLAYVRERRSDADGEAILAEALAKLRGEI from the coding sequence GTGGCAAGTGGCAACGCGATCCGGGGAAGCCGGGTCGGAGCGGGGCCGATGGGGGAGGCCGAGCGGGGCGAGTCCGCACCGCGCCTCCGCATCTCCTTCTGGTGCTCGAACGGGCACGAGACGCAGCCGAGCTTCGCCCATGACGCGCAGGTACCGGACACCTGGGACTGCCCGCGCTGTGGATTCCCGGCAGGTCAGGACCAGGACAACCCGCCGGACCCGCCCCGCACCGAGCCGTACAAGACGCATCTGGCGTATGTGCGCGAGCGGCGCAGCGACGCGGACGGCGAGGCGATCCTCGCGGAGGCCCTGGCCAAACTCCGGGGCGAGATCTGA
- the secG gene encoding preprotein translocase subunit SecG, giving the protein MIMGFSIALIVFSLLLMLLVLMHKGKGGGLSDMFGGGMQSSVGGSSVAERNLDRITVVLGLGWFACIVVLGLLMKLDN; this is encoded by the coding sequence GTGATTATGGGGTTCTCGATCGCCCTCATCGTCTTCAGTCTGCTGCTGATGCTGCTGGTGCTGATGCACAAGGGGAAGGGCGGCGGCCTTTCCGACATGTTCGGTGGCGGGATGCAGTCGTCCGTCGGCGGCTCGTCGGTCGCCGAGCGCAACCTCGACCGCATCACCGTGGTGCTCGGCCTGGGGTGGTTCGCATGCATTGTCGTGCTCGGGCTGCTGATGAAGCTGGACAACTGA
- the tpiA gene encoding triose-phosphate isomerase, protein MSTRTPLMAGNWKMNLNHLEAIAHVQKLAFALADKDYEAVEVAVLPPFTDLRSVQTLIDGDKLKIKYGAQDLSAHDSGAYTGEVSGSMLAKLKCTYVAVGHSERRQYHGESDEVCNAKVKAAYKHGLTPILCVGEGLEIRKAGDQVAYTLAQLDGGLKDIPAEQAESIVIAYEPVWAIGTGEVATPEDAQEVCGAIRGRLAELYSQPLADAVRIQYGGSVKSGNVAAIMAKPDVDGALIGGAALDAEEFVKIVRFHDR, encoded by the coding sequence ATGAGCACCCGCACCCCGCTGATGGCGGGCAACTGGAAGATGAACCTCAACCACCTTGAGGCCATCGCCCACGTCCAGAAGCTCGCCTTCGCCCTGGCGGACAAGGACTACGAGGCCGTCGAGGTCGCCGTACTGCCGCCCTTCACCGACCTGCGCTCCGTGCAGACCCTGATCGACGGCGACAAGCTGAAGATCAAGTACGGCGCCCAGGACCTCTCGGCCCATGACTCCGGGGCGTACACCGGAGAGGTCTCCGGCTCGATGCTCGCCAAGCTGAAGTGCACGTACGTGGCGGTCGGCCACAGCGAGCGCCGGCAGTACCACGGCGAGAGCGACGAGGTCTGCAACGCCAAGGTGAAGGCCGCGTACAAGCACGGCCTGACCCCGATCCTCTGTGTCGGCGAGGGCCTGGAGATCCGCAAGGCGGGCGACCAGGTCGCGTACACGCTGGCCCAGCTCGACGGTGGCCTCAAGGACATCCCGGCCGAGCAGGCCGAGTCGATCGTGATCGCCTACGAACCGGTGTGGGCCATCGGTACCGGCGAGGTCGCCACCCCCGAGGACGCGCAGGAGGTCTGCGGAGCGATCCGCGGTCGCCTCGCCGAGCTGTACTCGCAGCCCCTGGCCGACGCCGTCCGCATCCAGTACGGCGGCTCGGTCAAGTCCGGGAACGTCGCCGCGATCATGGCGAAGCCCGACGTGGACGGCGCCCTCATCGGCGGCGCGGCGCTGGACGCCGAGGAGTTCGTCAAGATCGTCCGCTTCCACGACCGGTGA
- a CDS encoding phosphoglycerate kinase translates to MKTIDELLAEGVAGKRVFVRADLNVPLDGTTITDDGRIRAVEPTVAKLAKAGARVVVASHLGRPKGAPDPAFSLAPAAARLGELLGAAAGEVAFATDTVGESARATVAALADGQVAVIENLRFNPGETSKDDAERGAFADQLAELADVYVGDGFGAVHRKHASVFDLPARLPHAAGDLIATEVGFLRKLTEDVRRPYAVVLGGSKVSDKLGVIDHLLGKADRILIGGGMAFTFLKAQGHEIGSSLVQEDQIPVVREYLARAAELGVEFVLPVDVVVAAGFPDLKTKAPADHETVAADAMPAGRMGLDIGPATGELYASKLADAATVFWNGPMGVFEHPDYAQGTKAVAQALVDSPGFSVVGGGDSAAAVRILGFDENAFGHISTGGGASLEYLEGKTLPGLAALED, encoded by the coding sequence ATGAAGACGATCGACGAACTTCTCGCCGAAGGGGTCGCCGGCAAGCGCGTATTCGTCCGCGCGGACCTCAACGTCCCGTTGGACGGCACGACCATCACCGACGACGGCCGCATCCGGGCCGTCGAGCCCACCGTCGCGAAGCTGGCCAAGGCCGGCGCGCGGGTCGTCGTCGCCTCGCACCTGGGCCGCCCCAAGGGCGCCCCGGACCCGGCGTTCTCCCTGGCCCCCGCCGCCGCCCGGCTCGGTGAGCTCCTCGGCGCGGCCGCCGGCGAGGTGGCCTTCGCGACCGACACGGTCGGCGAGTCCGCCCGCGCCACGGTCGCCGCCCTCGCCGACGGCCAGGTCGCCGTCATCGAGAACCTTCGCTTCAACCCCGGTGAGACGTCCAAGGACGACGCCGAGCGCGGCGCCTTCGCCGACCAGCTCGCCGAACTCGCCGACGTGTACGTGGGGGACGGCTTCGGCGCCGTCCACCGCAAGCACGCCTCGGTCTTCGACCTCCCGGCCCGGCTGCCGCACGCGGCCGGCGACCTGATCGCCACCGAGGTCGGCTTCCTCAGGAAGCTCACCGAGGACGTCCGGCGCCCGTACGCCGTGGTCCTCGGCGGCTCCAAGGTCTCCGACAAGCTCGGTGTGATCGACCACCTGCTGGGCAAGGCCGACCGCATCCTGATCGGCGGGGGCATGGCGTTCACGTTCCTCAAGGCCCAGGGCCACGAGATCGGTTCGTCCCTGGTCCAGGAGGACCAGATCCCCGTCGTACGGGAATACCTCGCGCGCGCCGCCGAACTCGGTGTGGAGTTCGTGCTCCCCGTCGACGTGGTGGTCGCCGCCGGGTTCCCCGACCTGAAGACCAAGGCCCCGGCCGACCACGAGACGGTCGCCGCCGACGCCATGCCGGCCGGCCGGATGGGCCTGGACATCGGCCCGGCGACCGGCGAGCTGTACGCCTCGAAGCTCGCCGACGCGGCCACCGTCTTCTGGAACGGACCGATGGGTGTCTTCGAGCACCCCGACTACGCCCAGGGGACCAAGGCGGTCGCCCAGGCCCTCGTCGACTCCCCGGGCTTCAGCGTGGTCGGCGGTGGCGACTCCGCCGCCGCCGTCCGCATCCTGGGCTTCGACGAGAACGCGTTCGGACACATCTCGACCGGTGGCGGTGCCAGCCTCGAATACCTCGAGGGCAAGACGCTTCCCGGCCTCGCCGCACTGGAGGACTGA
- the gap gene encoding type I glyceraldehyde-3-phosphate dehydrogenase, translating into MTIRVGINGFGRIGRNYFRALLEQGADIEIVAVNDLGDTATTAHLLKYDTVLGRLKAEVSHTADTITVDGHTIKVLSERNPADIPWGELGVDVVIESTGFFTKKADAEKHIAGGAKKVLISAPAKGEDITIVMGVNQDKYDAANHHVISNASCTTNCVAPMAKVLLENFGIVKGMMTTVHAYTNDQRILDYPHSDLRRARAAAENIIPTTTGAAKATALVIPELEGKLDGIAMRVPVPTGSVTDLVVELEREVTRDEVNAAFQKASEGQLKGLLDYTEDPIVSSDIVNWPASCTFDSSLTMVQGKSVKVIGWYDNEWGYSNRLVDLTVFVGNQL; encoded by the coding sequence GTGACGATCCGCGTAGGCATCAACGGCTTTGGCCGCATCGGTCGTAACTACTTCCGCGCGCTGCTGGAGCAGGGTGCGGACATCGAGATCGTGGCTGTCAACGACCTGGGTGACACTGCGACCACGGCCCACCTGCTGAAGTACGACACCGTTCTGGGTCGTCTCAAGGCAGAGGTCAGCCACACCGCCGACACCATCACCGTCGACGGCCACACCATCAAGGTGCTCTCCGAGCGCAACCCGGCCGACATCCCCTGGGGTGAGCTGGGCGTCGACGTCGTCATCGAGTCGACCGGCTTCTTCACCAAGAAGGCCGACGCCGAGAAGCACATCGCGGGCGGCGCCAAGAAGGTCCTCATCTCGGCTCCGGCCAAGGGCGAGGACATCACCATCGTGATGGGCGTCAACCAGGACAAGTACGACGCGGCCAACCACCACGTCATCTCCAACGCCTCCTGCACCACCAACTGTGTGGCGCCGATGGCCAAGGTTCTCCTGGAGAACTTCGGCATCGTCAAGGGCATGATGACGACGGTCCACGCGTACACCAACGACCAGCGAATTCTCGACTACCCGCACTCGGACCTGCGTCGCGCCCGCGCCGCCGCCGAGAACATCATCCCGACCACCACCGGTGCCGCCAAGGCCACCGCGCTGGTCATCCCGGAGCTCGAGGGCAAGCTCGACGGCATCGCGATGCGCGTCCCGGTCCCGACCGGCTCCGTCACCGACCTCGTCGTCGAGCTGGAGCGCGAGGTCACCAGGGACGAGGTCAACGCCGCGTTCCAGAAGGCGTCCGAGGGCCAGCTCAAGGGTCTGCTCGACTACACCGAGGACCCGATCGTCTCCTCGGACATCGTCAACTGGCCGGCGTCCTGCACCTTCGACTCCTCCCTGACCATGGTCCAGGGCAAGAGCGTCAAGGTCATCGGCTGGTACGACAACGAGTGGGGCTACTCCAACCGCCTCGTCGACCTGACCGTCTTCGTCGGCAACCAGCTCTGA
- the whiA gene encoding DNA-binding protein WhiA translates to MAMTPAVKDEISRLPVTRTCCRKAEVSAILRFAGGLHLVSGRIVIEAELDTAMAARRLKRDILEIFGHSSELIVMAPGGLRRGSRYVVRVVAGGDQLARQTGLVDGRGRPIRGLPPQVVSGATCDAEAAWRGAFLAHGSLTEPGRSSSLEVTCPGPEAALALVGAARRLSIAAKAREVRGVDRVVVRDGDAIGALLTRLGAHESVLAWEERRMRREVRATANRLANFDDANLRRSARAAVAAGARVQRALEILGDEVPEHLAAAGRLRMEHKQASLEELGALADPPLTKDAVAGRIRRLLAMADKRAQDLGVPGTESNLSDELADGLVG, encoded by the coding sequence ATGGCGATGACGCCAGCGGTGAAGGACGAAATCTCTCGGCTTCCCGTCACCCGGACCTGCTGCAGGAAAGCAGAGGTCTCGGCGATTCTTCGGTTCGCGGGCGGGCTGCACCTGGTGAGCGGCCGGATTGTGATCGAGGCGGAGCTGGACACCGCGATGGCGGCACGCCGGCTGAAGCGGGACATCCTCGAAATCTTCGGGCACAGCTCGGAACTGATCGTGATGGCCCCCGGCGGGCTGCGCCGCGGCTCCCGCTACGTGGTGCGCGTGGTGGCGGGCGGCGATCAGCTGGCCCGCCAGACGGGCCTGGTGGACGGCCGGGGCCGCCCCATCCGGGGGCTTCCCCCGCAGGTCGTCTCCGGCGCCACCTGTGACGCCGAGGCCGCCTGGCGCGGGGCGTTCCTGGCGCACGGCTCGCTCACCGAGCCGGGCAGGTCCTCCTCGCTGGAGGTCACCTGCCCCGGGCCCGAGGCGGCGCTCGCCCTGGTCGGCGCGGCCCGCAGGCTCTCCATCGCGGCGAAGGCCCGCGAGGTGCGCGGCGTCGACCGGGTCGTCGTCCGCGACGGCGACGCGATCGGCGCCCTGCTGACCCGGCTCGGCGCCCATGAGTCGGTGCTGGCCTGGGAGGAACGGCGGATGCGGCGCGAGGTCCGCGCCACCGCCAACCGGCTCGCCAACTTCGACGACGCCAACCTCCGCCGCTCCGCGCGCGCCGCGGTGGCGGCGGGCGCCCGGGTGCAGCGCGCCCTGGAGATCCTCGGCGACGAGGTGCCCGAGCACCTGGCCGCGGCCGGACGGCTGCGCATGGAGCACAAGCAGGCGTCCCTGGAGGAGCTGGGCGCGCTCGCCGATCCGCCGCTGACCAAGGACGCGGTCGCCGGGCGGATTCGCCGGCTGCTGGCCATGGCCGACAAGCGGGCCCAGGACCTCGGGGTGCCGGGGACCGAGTCCAACCTCAGCGACGAGCTGGCCGACGGGCTGGTCGGCTGA